In the genome of Mycobacterium kansasii ATCC 12478, one region contains:
- a CDS encoding CaiB/BaiF CoA transferase family protein has translation MTAPTGPLDGIRVLELGTLIAGPFAGRLLGDMGADVIKVEPPGAPDPLRTWGQAELNGHHVFWTVHARNKRAVTLDLRRPRGRELFLELVEKSDIAVENFRPGTLEKWNLGYDVLSERNPGIILVRVSGYGQTGPDAHKAGYASVAEAASGLRHLNGFPGGPPPRLALSLGDTLAGMFGAQGALAALYRRGVTGRGQVVDVALTESCLAVQESTIPDYDVGGVVRGPSGTRLEGIAPSNIYRSADGSWVVIAANQDTVFARLCKAMGRPELVTDERFATHGARGRNQDELDAIIGAWAAERRPGEIIETLSAAGVIAGPINTVAEVVDDPQLRARGMLVEHYDERVERSVLGPGIVPVLSESPGRVRSAGPPHPGRHNDDVYIGLLGKTVEELTDLRAEGVL, from the coding sequence GTGACGGCGCCAACCGGACCGCTGGACGGCATCCGGGTGCTCGAACTCGGCACCTTGATCGCCGGTCCGTTCGCCGGGCGGCTGCTCGGCGACATGGGCGCCGACGTCATCAAGGTGGAGCCGCCGGGTGCCCCGGATCCGTTACGCACCTGGGGTCAAGCCGAACTCAACGGGCACCACGTGTTCTGGACCGTGCATGCCCGCAACAAGCGGGCCGTCACCCTTGACCTGCGCCGTCCGCGCGGCCGGGAGCTCTTTCTCGAACTGGTCGAGAAATCCGACATTGCCGTGGAGAACTTCCGCCCGGGCACGCTGGAAAAGTGGAACCTGGGTTACGACGTGCTCAGCGAACGCAACCCGGGCATCATTCTGGTTCGGGTGTCGGGCTACGGACAAACCGGTCCCGACGCACACAAGGCCGGATACGCCTCGGTGGCCGAGGCGGCCAGCGGACTGCGTCATCTCAACGGGTTCCCCGGCGGTCCGCCGCCGCGGCTGGCACTGTCGCTGGGTGACACCCTGGCCGGCATGTTCGGCGCCCAGGGGGCGCTGGCCGCGCTGTATCGCCGCGGCGTCACCGGCAGGGGCCAGGTGGTCGACGTCGCCCTGACCGAATCCTGTTTGGCGGTACAGGAATCCACGATTCCGGACTATGACGTCGGCGGGGTGGTACGCGGACCGTCCGGCACCCGTCTGGAAGGCATTGCGCCGTCCAACATCTACCGCAGTGCCGACGGCTCCTGGGTGGTGATCGCCGCGAATCAGGACACCGTATTCGCCCGGCTGTGCAAGGCAATGGGGCGTCCGGAACTGGTCACCGACGAGCGGTTCGCCACCCACGGGGCGCGCGGCCGCAACCAGGACGAACTCGACGCAATCATCGGCGCCTGGGCCGCGGAGCGCCGGCCCGGCGAAATCATCGAAACTCTCTCCGCCGCAGGCGTGATCGCCGGGCCGATCAATACCGTCGCGGAAGTGGTCGACGATCCACAGCTACGGGCGCGCGGCATGCTGGTCGAACATTACGATGAGAGGGTCGAACGATCCGTATTGGGTCCAGGGATCGTACCGGTACTCTCCGAATCACCGGGCAGGGTGCGCTCCGCCGGTCCCCCCCACCCTGGCCGGCATAACGACGACGTCTATATCGGGCTGCTGGGCAAAACCGTCGAGGAGCTCACCGATTTGCGCGCCGAGGGGGTGCTATGA
- a CDS encoding NADPH:quinone oxidoreductase family protein encodes MRAIRVTRLEGPGAVEISEIDEPAGEGVVVDVYAAGAAFPDALLTRGLYQYRPEPPFVLGAEIAGVVRSAPQDAHVCAGDRVVGLTMLTGGMAEVAVLSPDRVFKLPDNVSFEAGAGLLFNDLTVYFALRVRGRLQRGETVLVHGAAGGIGTSALRLAPVLGASRTIAVVSTEEKAAIATAAGATDVVLAEGFKDAVKALTDGRGVDVVVDPVGGDRFTDSLRSLAPAGRLLVIGFTGGEIPTVKVNRLLLNNIDVVGVGWGAWAGKHPGALSEQWAALEQLLSSGELPPPEPVVYPLEQAAAAVASLENRTAKGKVVLRVRD; translated from the coding sequence ATGCGCGCAATACGGGTGACTCGGCTCGAAGGGCCGGGTGCGGTGGAAATATCAGAGATCGACGAACCCGCCGGCGAGGGTGTCGTGGTCGACGTGTACGCCGCCGGCGCAGCGTTTCCGGACGCCTTGCTCACCCGTGGCCTCTACCAGTACCGGCCAGAGCCGCCGTTTGTGCTCGGAGCCGAGATCGCCGGCGTGGTCCGCTCGGCGCCCCAGGATGCGCACGTGTGTGCCGGCGACCGGGTTGTCGGGTTGACGATGCTCACCGGCGGCATGGCCGAGGTCGCAGTGCTCTCCCCCGACCGGGTGTTCAAGCTGCCCGACAACGTGAGCTTCGAGGCGGGAGCGGGCTTGCTGTTCAACGACCTTACGGTGTACTTCGCCCTGCGTGTCCGCGGCCGGTTGCAGCGCGGCGAAACGGTACTGGTGCACGGCGCGGCGGGCGGCATCGGCACGTCGGCGCTGCGGCTGGCACCGGTACTCGGGGCGTCGCGCACCATCGCGGTGGTCAGCACCGAGGAGAAGGCCGCGATTGCGACGGCGGCGGGTGCCACCGATGTGGTGCTGGCCGAGGGATTCAAGGATGCGGTCAAGGCCCTGACCGACGGTCGCGGCGTCGACGTCGTGGTCGACCCGGTCGGTGGCGACCGGTTCACCGATTCGCTACGCTCACTTGCCCCCGCGGGACGGCTACTGGTCATCGGCTTCACCGGCGGCGAAATTCCCACGGTGAAGGTCAACCGGTTGCTACTCAACAACATTGACGTAGTCGGTGTAGGGTGGGGCGCCTGGGCCGGAAAGCATCCCGGCGCGCTGTCGGAGCAGTGGGCCGCGCTCGAGCAGCTGCTCAGCTCGGGCGAGCTGCCTCCCCCCGAGCCGGTCGTCTACCCGCTGGAGCAGGCCGCCGCCGCGGTGGCATCGCTGGAGAATCGCACCGCCAAAGGCAAAGTCGTGTTGCGTGTCCGCGATTAG
- a CDS encoding PPE family protein produces the protein MEFLTLPPEVNSARILRGPGPAPLRAAATAWATLSEDLASSATAVSSVMSEISGSAWQGPAAAAMAAAVAPYPGWLGAAATRAAAAGRHAATAAAAYETARTATVPLEMLAQNRSRLVSLVAADVLGLNAPAIAATEAHYEQLWAQDVGAMAGYYAGASAAVAQLTPWQTLLSTLESPVGGMKAAEAAVSASSPSASTAATGVTLVIGGSGYPIPSQSYVNTVVADYVTPTFPGFTTANAQSLYTPAQSYWITGVKTLTEDASWAQGLTILDNAIHAQLATGNNVAVQGFSQGAGIASLEMANLKAEGVPTSSVSFSLIGDPMNPNGGLYSRFDGLTLASMGKSFPGSTPANDYPTVIYTIEYDGFADFPQYPLNLVADANAMLGALYVHPQYPVLTPAQVVTAVQLPTQGPTTTTYYMIPTQNLPLLEPLRALPLGNTVADLIQPDLKVIVNLGYGNPDYGYSTGPANVPTPFGLFPDASPGVVVADLIDGTRQGIGAAAADLGTWHAPAGNPAPNPFALSDLTPPTVAATTIDGIIQGLQTGNTNLTNAVTSATSSAYATLLPTADMLSAILVSLPSYDVNLFLDGVRQALDGDPAGIINAIGYPIAADTGLLTFLSFFLAYAYYGAAKSIAGDFASLI, from the coding sequence ATGGAGTTCTTGACGTTGCCGCCGGAGGTGAACTCCGCGCGGATTTTGCGCGGCCCCGGACCGGCGCCGCTGCGGGCCGCGGCGACGGCGTGGGCGACGCTGAGCGAAGATCTGGCCTCGAGCGCGACTGCGGTGTCGTCGGTGATGTCGGAGATTAGCGGCTCCGCGTGGCAGGGTCCGGCGGCGGCGGCGATGGCCGCGGCGGTGGCCCCGTACCCGGGCTGGCTGGGGGCCGCGGCGACGAGGGCGGCAGCGGCCGGTCGTCACGCCGCAACGGCGGCTGCCGCCTACGAGACGGCGCGGACGGCCACGGTGCCGCTGGAGATGCTGGCACAGAACCGGTCCCGCCTGGTGTCGCTGGTCGCAGCCGATGTCCTGGGGCTCAACGCGCCGGCGATCGCGGCCACCGAGGCCCACTACGAGCAGTTGTGGGCACAGGATGTGGGCGCGATGGCGGGCTACTACGCCGGTGCGTCGGCGGCCGTCGCGCAGCTGACACCGTGGCAGACGTTGCTATCGACCCTGGAGAGCCCGGTGGGCGGCATGAAGGCGGCCGAAGCCGCTGTCTCGGCGAGCAGCCCCAGCGCATCGACAGCGGCAACCGGTGTCACTTTGGTGATCGGCGGCAGCGGCTATCCCATTCCGTCGCAAAGCTATGTGAACACCGTGGTTGCCGACTACGTCACCCCCACCTTCCCGGGTTTTACCACGGCTAACGCGCAATCCTTATACACGCCTGCGCAGTCGTATTGGATCACCGGCGTGAAGACGCTGACCGAAGACGCGTCGTGGGCTCAAGGCCTTACCATCCTGGACAACGCCATACACGCACAGCTGGCCACCGGGAACAACGTTGCCGTTCAGGGCTTCTCGCAAGGCGCCGGCATTGCGTCGCTGGAAATGGCGAACCTGAAAGCCGAAGGAGTACCGACGAGTTCGGTGAGTTTCTCGCTGATTGGTGATCCGATGAACCCCAACGGCGGCCTGTATTCGCGCTTCGACGGGCTGACGTTGGCGAGCATGGGCAAATCCTTCCCGGGCTCGACACCGGCCAATGACTACCCGACGGTCATCTACACGATCGAGTACGACGGGTTCGCCGATTTTCCGCAGTACCCGCTCAATTTGGTGGCCGACGCCAACGCCATGCTCGGCGCACTGTATGTGCACCCGCAGTATCCGGTGCTGACCCCGGCGCAGGTCGTTACGGCTGTGCAACTGCCGACGCAGGGGCCGACCACGACCACCTACTACATGATTCCCACCCAGAATCTGCCGCTGCTCGAACCGTTGCGTGCACTACCCCTGGGAAATACGGTCGCCGATCTGATTCAACCGGACCTGAAGGTGATCGTGAACCTGGGTTACGGCAACCCCGACTACGGCTATTCGACCGGGCCGGCCAATGTGCCAACCCCGTTCGGGCTGTTCCCCGACGCCAGCCCGGGGGTTGTCGTCGCCGATTTGATCGATGGGACGAGGCAGGGGATCGGTGCTGCCGCAGCAGATCTCGGCACATGGCATGCCCCGGCAGGAAACCCAGCGCCAAATCCCTTCGCGCTCAGCGACTTGACCCCGCCCACCGTCGCGGCAACCACGATCGACGGCATCATCCAGGGTCTGCAGACCGGGAACACCAACCTCACCAACGCCGTCACCAGCGCGACGTCGTCGGCTTATGCGACCCTGCTTCCGACCGCAGATATGTTGAGCGCCATCCTCGTTTCCCTGCCGTCCTATGACGTCAACCTCTTCCTCGACGGCGTCAGGCAAGCACTCGACGGCGATCCCGCGGGCATCATCAATGCGATCGGCTATCCGATTGCCGCCGACACGGGACTGCTCACATTCCTGAGCTTCTTCCTTGCGTACGCCTACTATGGCGCGGCCAAATCGATTGCCGGCGATTTCGCGTCGCTGATCTGA
- a CDS encoding GNAT family N-acetyltransferase has product MPEHVRSAIAADAAACLAVYRPYVLDTVITFETEVPTVEEMAARIVAARVMHEWLVLEVAGDVAGYAYAQQFNPRAAYRWSVETSVYMARDRVRTGGGRKLYAELLSRLAARGFRRAFAAIAQPNDASNALHEAFGFQPAGRLRRVGWKHGAWHDVQWWQLDLVACEDEVDPPREIAP; this is encoded by the coding sequence ATGCCCGAACATGTCCGTTCTGCCATCGCCGCCGACGCTGCGGCCTGCCTCGCCGTGTACCGGCCGTATGTGCTGGATACCGTGATTACCTTCGAGACGGAAGTGCCGACGGTCGAGGAGATGGCCGCCCGTATCGTCGCCGCGCGCGTAATGCACGAATGGCTGGTGCTCGAGGTTGCGGGAGACGTCGCCGGTTATGCCTATGCGCAGCAATTCAATCCGCGCGCCGCCTACCGGTGGTCCGTCGAGACGAGCGTATATATGGCGCGCGACCGGGTGCGCACGGGGGGTGGGCGAAAGCTCTACGCCGAATTGCTCAGTAGGCTCGCGGCACGTGGTTTCCGGCGAGCATTCGCCGCCATTGCCCAACCCAACGACGCGAGCAATGCCCTGCACGAGGCTTTCGGGTTCCAGCCGGCGGGCCGATTACGGCGGGTCGGGTGGAAGCACGGGGCCTGGCACGACGTCCAGTGGTGGCAGCTGGACTTGGTCGCCTGCGAGGACGAGGTGGACCCACCGCGCGAAATCGCGCCCTGA
- a CDS encoding acryloyl-CoA reductase gives MDTFQALVARQDADRISTAVETLTTADLPPGEVTIRVLYSSVNFKDALALTPRGGVVRTYPIVPGIDLTGQVVDSQSPDFAVGDMVLAHGYQIGTGHHGGYAEYARLPADQVMALGALSPHDGAAIGTAGFTAAMSVQALIDWGIAPEAGAVVVTGASGGVGSVSVDLLAAAGYRVVASTGKPQAAELLKTLGAIEVIGRLPADPDAKPRPLATARWAAAVDCVGGATLADVLSAVDYGGAVAASGLTGGAALHTTVMPFILRGVALLGMESVLMAIGPRRQLWARLGDSLRPRHLADITTEVDIKDVVDVVDQVRAGAFTGRAVVRVAGGF, from the coding sequence ATGGACACGTTTCAAGCGCTGGTGGCACGCCAGGATGCAGACCGGATCAGCACGGCGGTGGAGACGTTGACCACGGCCGACCTACCGCCCGGTGAGGTGACCATCCGGGTGTTGTATTCGAGCGTCAACTTCAAAGATGCGCTCGCCTTGACGCCGCGCGGCGGTGTGGTGCGCACCTATCCCATCGTTCCGGGCATCGACCTGACCGGCCAGGTCGTCGACTCGCAGTCGCCCGACTTCGCCGTCGGCGACATGGTGTTGGCCCACGGCTATCAGATCGGTACCGGCCACCACGGCGGCTATGCCGAATATGCGCGGCTGCCCGCAGATCAGGTGATGGCGCTCGGCGCGCTGAGTCCGCACGACGGCGCGGCGATTGGTACCGCCGGATTCACCGCCGCGATGAGTGTGCAGGCGCTGATCGACTGGGGCATCGCACCTGAGGCCGGTGCCGTCGTCGTCACCGGCGCATCCGGTGGCGTCGGCTCGGTCAGCGTCGACCTGCTGGCGGCGGCGGGCTACCGGGTGGTGGCCTCGACCGGCAAGCCCCAGGCCGCCGAACTGCTGAAAACACTTGGTGCCATTGAGGTTATCGGCAGGCTGCCCGCCGACCCGGACGCGAAACCGCGGCCATTGGCCACCGCACGCTGGGCAGCCGCGGTGGACTGCGTGGGCGGCGCGACGCTGGCCGATGTGCTCAGCGCCGTCGACTACGGCGGGGCGGTGGCCGCCAGCGGCCTCACCGGCGGCGCGGCCCTGCACACCACGGTGATGCCGTTCATCCTGCGCGGTGTCGCGCTACTGGGCATGGAGTCGGTGCTGATGGCGATCGGTCCGCGCCGTCAGCTGTGGGCACGCCTCGGCGATTCGCTTCGGCCGCGTCACCTGGCCGACATCACCACCGAGGTCGACATCAAAGACGTGGTCGACGTGGTCGACCAGGTGCGGGCCGGCGCATTCACCGGACGGGCCGTGGTACGGGTAGCGGGCGGGTTCTAG
- a CDS encoding hydroxymethylglutaryl-CoA lyase yields MNQHVTIREVSLRDGLQIEKPIPLAAKLELLAAIAATGVREVEATAFVSPSKVPAMADAAELAAELHRYPDIEFSALVASPNGAKRAIAAGLRAIEYVVAASDSFSAANVGRSSAEATSQIGEILAIARGSGVIVEVIVATAWDCPFDGPTPSQRVLDIAAVARGLGVDRFSIADTIGTATPGRVSSLIAQLHPVIGDIALGGHFHNTRGAGLASAYAAVCSGVTRLDASVGGLGGCPFAPGATGNIATEDLVYLLADSGFEVHIDLPAAIAAAEVAKSVVGHDLPGALLRAGDRIRN; encoded by the coding sequence ATGAACCAGCATGTGACCATTCGCGAGGTCTCGCTGCGCGACGGACTGCAGATCGAAAAGCCGATCCCGTTGGCGGCCAAGCTGGAGTTGCTGGCCGCGATCGCCGCCACGGGAGTGCGTGAGGTGGAAGCAACGGCGTTCGTGTCGCCGTCCAAAGTTCCGGCGATGGCCGATGCCGCCGAACTCGCGGCCGAGTTGCACCGGTATCCCGACATCGAGTTCTCCGCGCTGGTAGCCAGCCCCAACGGCGCCAAGCGGGCGATCGCGGCGGGCCTGCGCGCCATCGAATATGTGGTGGCAGCCAGCGACTCGTTCAGCGCGGCCAACGTCGGTCGCAGCAGCGCCGAGGCAACCAGTCAGATCGGCGAGATCCTCGCCATCGCCCGCGGCAGCGGGGTGATCGTCGAGGTGATCGTGGCCACCGCATGGGATTGTCCGTTCGACGGTCCCACCCCGTCGCAGCGGGTGCTCGACATCGCCGCCGTCGCCCGCGGCCTGGGCGTGGACCGGTTCTCGATCGCCGACACCATCGGCACCGCGACGCCGGGTCGAGTGAGTTCGCTGATCGCACAGCTACATCCGGTGATTGGCGACATTGCGCTGGGCGGACACTTCCACAACACCCGGGGTGCGGGCCTGGCCAGCGCCTACGCGGCGGTCTGTTCCGGTGTCACCCGGCTGGATGCCTCGGTCGGCGGCCTCGGCGGCTGCCCGTTCGCCCCCGGAGCCACCGGCAACATCGCCACCGAGGATCTGGTGTATCTGCTGGCCGACAGCGGTTTCGAGGTCCACATCGACCTGCCGGCCGCCATTGCCGCGGCCGAGGTTGCGAAATCGGTGGTCGGCCATGACTTGCCGGGTGCGTTGTTACGAGCCGGCGACCGGATCCGGAACTGA
- a CDS encoding alpha/beta fold hydrolase, protein MTTRHDYQRIPYLVAFQNNSGVRDVYGGLAEITVLESYLLRPSDKPSDTALVFMHPIGGGAYLPMINALARAGHHVIYCNSRFRGTDSGLLMEKVVEDLGECIKDAKARLGYQKVVLAGWSGGGSLSMFYQQQAQHATVTSSPSGDGPDLTRLDLPAADGIMLLAAHISRHGTLTEWLDASILDETDPTKRDPELDLYHPDNPNQPPYSQEFLARYRQAQIDRNRRITAWVKDKLAELAARGRPDDEFCFVVHGTMADPRWLDPTVDPNERTPGTCYLGDPRVVNMSPVGLARFCSLRSWLSQWSYDDARGDGVACARDLAVPALVIGNLADDACTPSHTRRLFDAIGNSDKEMYEIPGATHYYAGPNQRDKLAHAVDVVTDWLIRHDFASTR, encoded by the coding sequence ATGACGACCCGTCACGACTATCAGCGAATTCCTTACCTCGTTGCCTTCCAGAACAATTCCGGCGTCCGCGATGTCTATGGCGGGCTGGCCGAGATCACCGTGCTGGAAAGCTATCTGCTGCGGCCCTCGGATAAGCCGTCGGACACCGCACTGGTGTTCATGCACCCGATCGGCGGCGGCGCATATCTGCCGATGATCAACGCGCTCGCCCGGGCCGGCCACCACGTCATCTACTGCAACAGCCGGTTTCGCGGCACCGACTCGGGGCTGCTGATGGAGAAGGTGGTCGAGGACCTCGGCGAGTGCATCAAGGACGCGAAAGCCAGGCTGGGATACCAGAAAGTGGTGCTGGCCGGGTGGAGCGGCGGCGGTTCGCTATCGATGTTCTACCAACAACAGGCGCAGCACGCGACCGTCACCTCCAGCCCCTCCGGCGACGGTCCCGACCTGACCCGGCTCGACCTTCCCGCCGCGGACGGAATCATGTTGCTGGCCGCGCACATCAGCCGGCACGGCACGCTCACTGAATGGCTCGACGCGTCGATCCTCGACGAAACCGACCCGACCAAGCGCGATCCCGAATTGGATCTGTACCACCCGGATAATCCCAACCAGCCGCCCTACAGCCAGGAATTCCTGGCGCGGTACCGGCAGGCTCAGATCGACCGAAATCGCCGAATCACCGCCTGGGTCAAGGACAAGCTCGCCGAACTCGCCGCCCGGGGCCGCCCCGATGACGAGTTCTGCTTCGTCGTGCACGGCACCATGGCCGACCCGAGGTGGCTCGACCCGACCGTCGATCCCAACGAACGCACCCCGGGCACCTGCTATCTGGGTGATCCGCGAGTGGTGAACATGAGCCCGGTCGGGTTGGCCCGGTTCTGCTCGTTACGGAGTTGGTTGTCCCAGTGGAGTTATGACGATGCCCGCGGCGACGGCGTAGCATGTGCGCGTGATCTCGCCGTCCCGGCACTGGTGATCGGTAACCTGGCAGACGACGCCTGTACGCCCAGCCATACCCGGCGGCTCTTCGACGCGATCGGGAATTCCGACAAGGAGATGTACGAAATACCGGGCGCCACACACTATTACGCGGGGCCCAACCAGCGCGACAAGCTGGCACATGCCGTCGACGTCGTGACCGACTGGCTCATCCGACACGACTTCGCGAGCACGCGGTGA
- a CDS encoding homogentisate 1,2-dioxygenase, which translates to MESFVHLRKGRTPRRLHADLDGLKDDELGRGGFTGRTANIYRRHDPTAYRAVGPLRPLDVLSDDLKPSDATDANGGPLLMFHNIDCRILLSRRHQAMPFYTRHVDGDLLCFVHRGSGMAETEFGPLRYREGDWVYIPKACTWRQIPDSETTLLMVEAADEFRVPAPGALGRHFPFDPSQITIPEPAPIDDDDRDQYEVRLIHRPLAEGVPTSLYYQHNPIDVEGWRGDNFPFTFNIGDYNVVTSNSVHLPPTVHLFMQATGVYVMNFLPKPAEGIPGTERTPWYHRNVDYDEIAFFHGGSLYGIPMPPGLISHAPQGVHHGAPEKARQRARRKFDEYSTVDWQVIAIDTRRRLTPCAEMLAHDLGQH; encoded by the coding sequence ATGGAATCCTTTGTCCACCTGCGTAAGGGCCGGACACCGCGGCGCCTGCATGCCGATCTCGACGGGCTCAAGGACGACGAACTGGGCCGCGGCGGATTCACCGGACGGACCGCCAACATCTACCGCCGCCACGACCCCACCGCGTATCGGGCGGTCGGCCCGCTGCGACCCCTCGACGTCCTATCCGATGACCTCAAACCCAGCGACGCCACCGATGCCAACGGCGGTCCGCTGCTGATGTTCCACAACATCGACTGCCGGATTCTGCTGAGCCGCCGCCACCAGGCCATGCCGTTCTACACCCGCCACGTCGACGGCGACTTGCTGTGCTTCGTCCACCGGGGCAGCGGCATGGCCGAAACCGAGTTCGGCCCGTTGCGTTACCGGGAGGGTGACTGGGTCTATATCCCCAAGGCCTGCACCTGGCGCCAGATACCGGACAGCGAAACGACCCTGCTGATGGTCGAGGCCGCCGACGAATTTCGGGTGCCGGCGCCGGGCGCGCTGGGCCGGCACTTCCCGTTCGACCCGTCGCAGATCACCATCCCGGAGCCGGCACCGATCGACGACGATGACCGTGACCAATACGAGGTGCGGCTGATCCACCGGCCTCTTGCCGAGGGCGTCCCGACAAGCCTTTACTACCAACACAATCCGATCGACGTCGAAGGCTGGCGCGGCGACAACTTCCCGTTCACCTTCAACATCGGCGACTACAACGTCGTCACCTCCAACAGCGTCCACCTGCCCCCGACAGTGCATCTGTTCATGCAGGCCACCGGGGTCTATGTCATGAACTTCCTGCCCAAACCCGCCGAGGGCATCCCCGGCACGGAACGCACACCCTGGTATCACCGCAACGTCGACTATGACGAGATCGCCTTCTTCCACGGCGGTTCGCTGTACGGCATTCCGATGCCGCCGGGGCTGATATCCCATGCCCCCCAAGGCGTTCACCATGGGGCACCGGAAAAGGCACGGCAACGCGCCCGTCGCAAGTTCGACGAATATTCGACCGTCGACTGGCAGGTGATCGCCATCGATACCCGCCGGCGACTCACCCCGTGCGCCGAGATGCTGGCCCACGACCTAGGGCAGCACTGA
- a CDS encoding type II toxin-antitoxin system VapC family toxin — translation MSGLLLDTHVLLWLLDDNPRLGDRIAGSAAVYVSAVSTWERAIKAAVGKVALPDDLDDAIDRSGLRDLPETRRHILASDLTALAHKDPLDAVLAAQARVERLTLVTADTKLLTAQPDAVDARL, via the coding sequence ATGAGCGGCCTGTTGCTCGACACCCATGTCCTACTCTGGCTGCTCGACGACAATCCGCGATTAGGCGACCGGATCGCGGGAAGCGCAGCGGTCTACGTCTCCGCGGTGAGCACCTGGGAACGCGCCATCAAGGCGGCTGTCGGCAAGGTTGCGCTGCCGGACGATTTGGACGACGCGATCGACCGGTCCGGTCTGCGGGATCTGCCCGAAACACGTCGCCACATCCTGGCGTCCGACCTCACCGCGCTGGCCCACAAGGACCCACTCGACGCGGTCCTGGCGGCCCAGGCGAGGGTGGAGCGGCTCACGCTCGTCACGGCCGACACGAAGCTGTTGACGGCACAGCCCGACGCCGTCGACGCAAGACTCTGA
- a CDS encoding type II toxin-antitoxin system Phd/YefM family antitoxin: protein MDWYLVSTVNIHDAKTHLPQLLARVENGETITIARAGKPVADLVPHPRTDIAFGGLAGRLHYDADHFDDTDSDLNALFGIE, encoded by the coding sequence GTGGACTGGTATCTTGTGTCAACCGTCAACATCCACGATGCGAAAACCCATCTGCCGCAACTGCTGGCTCGCGTCGAGAACGGGGAGACGATCACGATCGCCCGCGCCGGCAAGCCGGTCGCCGACCTGGTCCCGCACCCACGCACCGACATCGCCTTCGGCGGCCTGGCCGGACGGCTGCATTACGACGCGGACCACTTCGACGACACCGATAGCGATCTCAATGCGTTGTTTGGCATCGAATGA
- a CDS encoding VOC family protein, which translates to MTTPPVSVFGNVHLGYVVIETNRFDDWRRFGRDAIGMHLDDALADVIRFRLDDNECRFLLQRGPAEDVTALGWQLDDHHTFDEIVGRVRRHGVPIAEGTGEQALLRGVERLARFPGPNGLAQEIFTRARRGTTPLRMAVRGGFVTGDGGIGHVAVTSKKPHQVRGYFNTVFDARLSDYIDETISGLKFKIRFLRVNRRHHSVAIAATNLLPLNPIRTRVQHVNVQVAELDDMTASYQRVKELGFHMALGVGQHTNDRELSYYAMTPSGFEWELGWNPIVVDENTWEPTTHQGISIWGHTPEGEHIIGKLAQFKTAGRSLLRREDTVPALAGAGIPDDY; encoded by the coding sequence ATGACCACACCACCCGTGTCGGTGTTCGGCAATGTGCATCTGGGCTACGTCGTCATCGAGACGAACAGGTTTGACGATTGGCGCCGCTTCGGACGCGACGCCATCGGCATGCATCTTGACGACGCGTTGGCCGACGTGATCCGGTTTCGCCTGGACGACAACGAATGCCGGTTCCTGCTGCAGCGCGGCCCGGCCGAAGACGTCACGGCGCTGGGATGGCAACTCGATGACCACCACACCTTCGACGAGATCGTCGGTCGAGTACGGCGACACGGTGTTCCGATCGCCGAAGGCACCGGCGAACAAGCCCTGCTGCGCGGCGTGGAAAGACTGGCGCGGTTCCCCGGGCCCAACGGGCTAGCACAGGAGATCTTCACCCGGGCGCGACGCGGCACCACGCCGCTGCGGATGGCGGTGCGCGGCGGCTTCGTCACCGGTGACGGCGGCATCGGCCATGTTGCCGTCACATCGAAGAAACCGCATCAGGTTCGCGGTTACTTCAACACCGTCTTCGATGCCCGGCTCAGCGACTACATCGACGAGACGATCAGCGGCCTGAAGTTCAAGATCCGCTTTCTGCGGGTCAACCGGCGTCACCACTCCGTGGCGATCGCCGCGACGAACCTGTTGCCGCTCAACCCGATTCGAACCCGAGTACAGCATGTCAACGTCCAGGTCGCCGAACTTGACGACATGACCGCGTCCTATCAGCGGGTCAAGGAACTCGGGTTCCACATGGCGCTGGGTGTCGGTCAGCACACCAATGACCGCGAGCTGTCCTATTACGCGATGACGCCCTCGGGTTTTGAATGGGAGCTCGGCTGGAACCCCATTGTGGTAGACGAAAACACCTGGGAGCCAACGACACATCAGGGGATCAGCATCTGGGGCCACACCCCGGAAGGCGAGCACATCATCGGCAAGCTGGCGCAGTTCAAGACCGCGGGACGGTCATTGCTGCGCCGCGAAGACACCGTGCCCGCGCTGGCCGGGGCCGGCATCCCCGACGACTACTAA